A genomic region of Lytechinus pictus isolate F3 Inbred chromosome 2, Lp3.0, whole genome shotgun sequence contains the following coding sequences:
- the LOC129254101 gene encoding heat shock factor-binding protein 1-like, which yields MTDTKQDITDPADGKNVQDLTQFVQQLLEQMQNNFQAMSDRIIGRIDEMGNRIDDLEKSVADLMMQAGVDDSEKADK from the exons ATGACTGAtacaaagcaagatattacagATCCTGCTGATGGGAAAAATGTACAAGACTTAACACAGTTT GTACAACAACTTTTGGAACAAATGCAGAACAACTTTCAAGCAATGTCTGATCGCATCATAGGCAGGA TAGATGAGATGGGAAATCGCATCGATGACCTTGAGAAGAGTGTGGCTGACCTTATGATGCAAGCTGGAGTGGATGATTCTGAGAAGGCAGACAAATAG